From the Helicoverpa zea isolate HzStark_Cry1AcR chromosome 28, ilHelZeax1.1, whole genome shotgun sequence genome, one window contains:
- the LOC124643642 gene encoding uncharacterized protein LOC124643642 yields the protein MLSQTHLIKDCIGSRVSHDRQLTILQRISLFFIFVDFLTLIYLFIFSVGKITCFKTFSALNSIVFTNIPSPKDNVHSEYYFGKCTTRYKKLFLHDHYTADEIQGAIIVRGHLNVTDEIRRPNCVYIRATSAVSDMVRYQAYKFALCFARIVHNYSGEIFEYNYYEWFLPVEIQDGIEWDIFFYEVL from the exons ATGTTATCCCAAACGCATCTTATAAAAGATTGCATTGGTTCGAGA GTATCTCATGATAGACAGTTGACAATTTTACAAaggatttctttattttttatttttgtagattttttaacacttatttatttatttattttttcagtggGGAAGATAACCTGTTTCAAAACGTTTTCGGCACTCAACAGTATAGTTTTTACAAATATTCCTTCACCTAAAG ataatGTCCATAGCGAGTACTACTTTGGAAAATGTACGACTCGTTACAAAAAGCTGTTTTTACATGACCATTATACTGCAGACGAAATTCAAGGAGCTATCATTGTTCGG GGCCATCTTAACGTAACGGATGAGATCAGAAGACCGAACTGCGTCTACATAAGAGCGACTTCGGCTGTTAGTGACATGGTTAGATACCAGGCCTACAAATTCGCCCTATGTTTTGCTAGAATAGTCCACAATTACAGCGGCGAAATCTTCGAATATAATTACTACGAATGGTTCTTACCAGTGGAAATTCAAGATGGCATTGAATGGGACATATTTTTCTACGAAGTTCTTTAG
- the LOC124643798 gene encoding fatty acyl-CoA reductase wat-like has translation MNHTVEESPLMQTPMTQEKMDKWVDAQIKGEKVEIDVYGKPTEQMLKELENVRNLSKELQDNLHELETSVRIAEVENQAMNPTAEILDFSEDHEFVPDNQDTYYAEEDKMDAKEEEKQKLTKGKGAKTEIQSFYKDQCVFLTGGTGFLGKVLIEKLIRACGDINTIYVLARSKKGKDATVRLHEMMDEFLFHRAHEVNPKGIHKVVPIVGDMELPGLGISEEDRKTLTSKVTIIINAAATVKFDEKLSVSTAINVKGTKEVLKLAKECRNLKAITHVSTAFSNTHVNHIEEKFYEPPMSVEALEALTEVDNKLIENILPTLLGKRPNTYCFTKAIAEEAVRKYGEGLPISIVRPSIVVSTYEEPVRGWTDSVYGPTGLVVGIGTGVLRTMYMDQSKVADMVPVDLCVNAILASAWFTAKNFKENQTSHIPIYNFVSGAQKPITWGDFIERNRKYGIDKPTTKAVWYYGLNPTNNYYLFLFYNFFLHYLPALMIDTYCAITGKRRAMIKLYNKVMKLANILFYFSTQDWQFSDYNVRNMWKSLSDEDRVVFPFSIGEMSWEYMCETFLVGLRVYLIKDDLSSLPEARKKWNKLYYLHQILKAVTLGLVINLAYFVLKPVLALIFGH, from the exons ATGAACCACACAGTAGAAGAATCTCCGTTAATGCAGACTCCTATGACTCAGGAGAAAATGGACAAATGGGTGGACGCTCAAATCAAAGGCGAGAAGGTTGAGATCGACGTCTACGGAAAGCCCACGGAACAGATGCTAAAAGAGCTTGAAAATGTCCGAAATTTGAGCAAGGAACTACAGGATAACTTGCAT GAATTAGAAACCTCAGTCCGCATAGCAGAAGTAGAAAATCAAGCGATGAACCCAACTGCTGAGATTTTAGACTTCTCTGAAGACCACGAGTTCGTTCCTGATAACCAGGACACGTATTACGCTGAAGAGGATAAAATGGACGCTAAGGAAGAAGAGAAACAGAAGCTTACGAAGGGTAAAGGAGCTAAGACTGAAATTCAGAGTTTTTATAAGGACCAGTGTGTGTTTTTGACTGGTGGTACTGGGTTCTTGGGGAAAG TTCTCATCGAGAAACTAATCCGTGCCTGTGGAGATATCAACACAATATACGTGTTAGCTAGAAGTAAGAAGGGGAAAGACGCTACAGTAAGACTTCACGAAATGATGGACGAATTT TTGTTCCACAGAGCTCATGAGGTAAACCCTAAGGGTATTCACAAAGTGGTGCCAATAGTAGGAGATATGGAACTGCCAGGGTTAGGCATCAGTGAAGAGGATAGGAAGACGCTCACCAGCAAG GTTACAATAATTATCAACGCGGCGGCCACAGTCAAGTTTGACGAAAAACTATCCGTTTCTACAGCTATTAATGTAAAGGGAACTAAAGAAGTCCTGAAACTGGCTAAAGAGTGTAGGAATTTGAAAGCTATTACCCATGTGTCGACTGCCTTCTCTAACACTCATGTGAATCATATTGAAGAAAA GTTCTACGAACCTCCAATGTCCGTGGAGGCACTGGAAGCTTTGACTGAAGTCGACAACAAGCTGATTGAGAACATCTTGCCCAC ACTTCTAGGAAAACGTCCAAACACATATTGTTTTACAAAGGCGATAGCTGAGGAGGCTGTCAGGAAGTATGGCGAAGGCTTGCCTATCAGCATTGTCAGACCTTCCATAG tTGTATCAACATACGAAGAGCCTGTGCGAGGCTGGACAGACAGCGTGTATGGACCAACTGGACTAGTCGTAGGAATTGGTACCGGG GTTTTGCGTACAATGTATATGGATCAATCGAAAGTAGCTGACATGGTTCCAGTGGATCTATGCGTGAATGCCATCCTTGCGTCTGCTTGGTTTACTGCCAAGAACTTTAAGGAAAA CCAAACATCACATATACCAATCTACAATTTCGTTTCCGGAGCACAAAAACCAATTACATGGGGAGATTTTATAGAACGCAACCGAAAGTACGGCATCGACAAACCTACAACAAAAGCTGTTTG GTACTACGGTCTGAATCCTACAAACAACTATTACTTGTTCCTATTCTACAATTTCTTCTTGCACTACTTGCCTGCTCTGATGATTGACACTTATTGTGCTATTACGGGGAAGAGAAGGGC tatgaTAAAACTATACAACAAAGTAATGAAGCTAGCCAACATTTTGTTCTACTTTTCCACTCAAGACTGGCAGTTTTCTGACTATAATGTCAGAAATATGTGGAAGAGTCTGTCAGATGAGGATCGCGTGGTATTCCCGTTTAGTATAGGAGAAATGTCTTGGGAGTACATGTGTGAAACCTTCTTAGTTG GTCTTAGAGTGTACCTAATCAAGGACGACCTATCCTCATTACCTGAAGCCAGGAAGAAGTGGAATAA actgTACTACCTGCACCAGATCCTGAAAGCTGTAACTTTAGGTCTAGTAATAAACTTAgcttattttgtattaaaacctGTGTTAGCACTAATTTTTGGCCATTGA